From Chryseobacterium tructae, one genomic window encodes:
- a CDS encoding acetyl-CoA C-acetyltransferase yields MTTKKVAVVGYNRIPFARMNTAYAEQGNQDLLLAALGGLIDRCHLEGKILGEVAGGAVIKHISESNLIRETVMNTSLNPATPACDLQQACDTGIEAAIYIANKIALGQIECGIACGVEAMSNIPFESSPRLRKALLKANKEKSVFGKIKHLLSPKFKDWMPIPYKGQEPQTGLVMGEHTEITAQYYKIPRHEQDELALKSHQNMAKAYDEGFFDDMITPAFGLDKDNNLRRDTSLEKLSQLKPAFDKQNGTLTAGNSTPFTDGASAVLLASEEWAKNNNLPILAYISFSELAGIEYVQNRQNLLLAPVFAAERMLKKANMNLEDFDYYEIHEAFAAQVLATIKIWENDDLAKEFGLEKALGKIDRNKLNVKGGSLAAAHPFAATGGRIIGTLAKLLDQKGSGKGFISICAARGQGVTMILEK; encoded by the coding sequence ATGACAACAAAAAAAGTCGCTGTTGTAGGCTACAACAGAATTCCTTTTGCAAGGATGAACACTGCTTATGCAGAGCAAGGAAATCAGGATCTTTTGCTCGCTGCCCTCGGCGGGTTAATAGATCGCTGTCATCTGGAAGGTAAAATTCTTGGTGAAGTAGCAGGTGGTGCAGTGATTAAACATATTTCGGAAAGTAACCTCATCAGAGAAACTGTGATGAATACTTCCCTTAATCCTGCGACACCTGCATGTGATCTCCAACAAGCGTGTGATACCGGAATTGAAGCAGCCATTTATATTGCTAATAAAATAGCCCTGGGACAGATAGAATGCGGAATTGCATGTGGAGTGGAAGCCATGAGCAATATTCCTTTCGAATCTTCTCCAAGATTAAGAAAAGCATTATTAAAGGCTAATAAGGAAAAATCAGTATTTGGAAAAATAAAACATTTACTTAGTCCTAAATTCAAAGACTGGATGCCTATCCCCTACAAAGGTCAGGAACCCCAAACGGGTTTGGTAATGGGAGAGCATACTGAAATAACGGCACAATATTATAAAATACCCAGACATGAACAGGATGAGCTGGCACTAAAGAGTCATCAAAATATGGCAAAAGCATATGATGAAGGCTTCTTTGATGACATGATTACGCCTGCTTTTGGACTGGATAAAGATAATAATCTCCGCCGCGATACCAGTCTGGAAAAACTATCCCAACTGAAACCGGCCTTTGATAAACAGAACGGAACATTAACTGCCGGAAATTCGACTCCGTTTACAGACGGAGCCTCAGCGGTATTACTGGCAAGTGAAGAATGGGCAAAAAATAATAACCTCCCAATACTCGCTTATATTTCTTTTTCAGAGTTAGCAGGAATAGAATATGTCCAAAACAGACAAAATCTCCTGTTAGCCCCTGTATTTGCCGCAGAAAGAATGTTGAAAAAGGCAAATATGAATCTGGAAGATTTTGACTACTATGAAATCCATGAAGCTTTTGCTGCTCAAGTACTGGCTACTATAAAGATCTGGGAAAATGATGATTTGGCTAAAGAGTTCGGATTGGAAAAAGCATTAGGGAAAATCGATCGAAATAAGCTAAATGTGAAAGGAGGTAGTTTAGCAGCTGCCCATCCCTTTGCGGCAACAGGCGGAAGAATTATTGGAACCTTAGCAAAGCTTCTCGATCAAAAAGGAAGCGGAAAAGGTTTCATTTCTATTTGCGCTGCCCGTGGGCAAGGGGTCACCATGATTTTAGAAAAATAG
- a CDS encoding TetR/AcrR family transcriptional regulator gives MSKAEKTKQFIIEKTATLFNTKGYISTSLSDITHATGLTKGSIYGNFENKDHVAIEVYKYNAGQLGKIMSHSFSSQYPTSVDKLYAFADFYRKNWHTVFLNGGCPLMNAATESDDAFPLLKNQVKKSFEEWGKKISAVILEGQNKEEINKEADAEYYASIFIMLIEGGILLSKTTGDDKFLNMALDKVNSMIGKELSINSL, from the coding sequence ATGTCAAAAGCAGAAAAGACCAAACAATTTATTATTGAGAAAACAGCAACTTTGTTCAATACCAAAGGGTATATTTCTACGTCTTTATCAGATATCACTCATGCAACGGGGCTGACTAAAGGAAGTATTTATGGAAACTTTGAGAACAAAGATCATGTTGCTATTGAAGTATATAAATATAATGCAGGGCAATTGGGAAAAATAATGAGCCATTCTTTTAGCTCTCAATACCCAACCTCTGTTGACAAACTTTATGCTTTTGCAGATTTTTACCGAAAAAACTGGCATACTGTGTTTTTAAACGGCGGCTGCCCTCTTATGAATGCAGCAACAGAATCTGATGATGCTTTCCCACTTTTAAAAAATCAGGTAAAAAAGTCTTTTGAAGAATGGGGTAAAAAAATATCAGCGGTAATTCTTGAAGGCCAAAATAAAGAGGAAATCAACAAAGAAGCAGATGCAGAGTATTATGCTTCTATTTTCATCATGCTTATTGAAGGAGGGATCTTACTCTCTAAGACAACAGGTGATGACAAGTTTCTCAATATGGCTTTAGACAAAGTAAACAGCATGATCGGTAAAGAACTTAGCATCAATTCATTATAA